A window from Brucella sp. BE17 encodes these proteins:
- a CDS encoding ABC transporter permease, producing MEKRSRKRRIADGFLSAGVVLGLWQAVVSIWQMPRFILPAPLDVVRALISNAQLISDNAVVTFGEVLGGFALGGAVGIVTAILLMMSPLAQRLVMPVMVFSQAIPIFALAPILTLWLGYGPSSKIAVTILMIFFPVVSTFLDGMQRTERTLIDAAEILGAKRIHILFRVRIPAAFPALASGLTLASVYAPIGAVVGEWVGASKGLGYLMLLANGRAKVDLMFACLFVLAAFTMILHASVSHFSRRLAAWPRKR from the coding sequence ATGGAAAAGCGCTCCCGGAAAAGGCGCATCGCCGACGGATTTCTGTCGGCGGGCGTGGTACTCGGCCTATGGCAGGCCGTAGTCAGCATCTGGCAGATGCCGCGCTTCATCCTGCCAGCACCGCTCGATGTCGTGCGCGCGCTGATCAGTAATGCGCAACTGATCTCAGACAATGCCGTCGTAACCTTCGGCGAAGTGCTAGGCGGTTTTGCACTTGGTGGTGCGGTCGGCATCGTCACGGCTATTTTGCTGATGATGTCGCCTTTGGCGCAGCGTCTCGTCATGCCGGTGATGGTTTTCAGCCAGGCGATCCCGATTTTCGCGCTTGCCCCCATTCTCACCCTCTGGCTCGGCTATGGCCCCTCATCGAAAATAGCCGTCACCATATTGATGATTTTTTTCCCGGTCGTTTCAACCTTTCTCGACGGTATGCAGCGCACCGAACGCACGCTGATCGATGCTGCCGAGATCCTTGGCGCCAAACGCATCCATATCCTGTTTCGCGTGCGCATCCCCGCAGCCTTTCCGGCGCTCGCCTCTGGTCTTACGCTCGCCAGCGTCTATGCGCCGATCGGTGCCGTTGTCGGCGAATGGGTCGGTGCTTCCAAGGGGCTTGGCTATCTGATGCTACTCGCCAATGGCCGCGCCAAGGTGGATCTGATGTTCGCCTGCCTGTTCGTACTCGCTGCCTTCACCATGATCCTGCACGCAAGTGTTTCACATTTTTCGCGAAGACTGGCGGCATGGCCGCGCAAGCGGTGA
- a CDS encoding LacI family DNA-binding transcriptional regulator has translation MSMPEKRATIHDVARLAGVSIKTVSRVYNDEPNVRDAIREKVRAAGAQLRYRPNVAARSLVERRSHLIGLFFENPSASYATELQMGALERLRGTRYRLLIFPVENRADIRGALIETAHASGLDGIIVTPPMSDDPEILNELTASAMPFARVAGDVNVHSKNNVVIDDEAAAIDLMDYLLKLGHRRIAIVIGDATHRSAELRLIGYRHALETAGIEHNPDFEVQGGFSFASGLTAGRKLLALENRPTAIFASNDDMAAAVIQMAHDQGLSVPGDLTVVGFDDSAIASMISPQITTVRQPVFEMTRGAVDMLLSQIESGTTALARQLDYKLIIRQSSGPVPLK, from the coding sequence ATGAGCATGCCGGAAAAAAGAGCGACGATCCATGATGTGGCACGACTTGCAGGCGTGTCGATCAAGACTGTTTCGCGTGTTTATAATGACGAGCCGAATGTGCGTGATGCGATCCGTGAAAAGGTGCGCGCAGCGGGCGCGCAATTGCGCTATCGGCCCAATGTGGCAGCTCGCAGTCTCGTGGAGCGGCGCTCGCATCTGATCGGGCTGTTCTTTGAGAATCCTAGTGCCAGCTATGCCACCGAATTGCAGATGGGGGCGTTGGAGCGGCTGCGCGGCACACGCTATCGTCTGCTGATCTTTCCGGTTGAAAACCGCGCCGATATTCGCGGGGCGCTGATTGAGACAGCACATGCTTCTGGCCTTGACGGCATCATCGTCACGCCTCCCATGTCGGACGATCCAGAGATTTTAAACGAACTGACGGCCTCTGCGATGCCCTTCGCACGCGTTGCGGGCGATGTGAACGTGCATTCCAAAAACAACGTCGTCATCGACGATGAGGCTGCCGCCATTGATCTGATGGATTATCTTTTAAAGCTCGGGCACCGCAGGATTGCCATCGTCATTGGTGATGCAACGCACCGCTCCGCCGAATTGCGCCTTATCGGCTATCGACACGCTTTGGAAACCGCTGGCATCGAGCATAATCCCGACTTTGAGGTGCAGGGTGGCTTCAGTTTTGCAAGCGGGCTGACGGCGGGCAGAAAGCTGCTGGCGCTTGAAAACCGACCCACGGCGATTTTCGCATCCAATGACGATATGGCGGCGGCAGTCATTCAGATGGCGCATGATCAAGGTCTTTCCGTTCCGGGCGATCTCACTGTTGTCGGCTTTGACGACAGCGCCATTGCCAGCATGATTTCACCGCAGATCACCACCGTGCGCCAGCCGGTGTTTGAGATGACGCGCGGGGCCGTCGATATGCTGCTCAGCCAGATCGAAAGCGGGACCACCGCGCTTGCGCGTCAGCTCGATTACAAGCTGATTATCCGCCAGTCATCCGGCCCGGTTCCCTTAAAATAA
- the glpD gene encoding glycerol-3-phosphate dehydrogenase produces MQQKTFDIFVIGGGINGCGIARDATGRGFSVFLAEMNDLASGTSSRATKLIHGGLRYLEHYEFRLVREALMEREVLWANAPHIIHPMRFILPYHKGGVRPAWLLRLGLFLYDHLGGRKKLPATKTLDMRVDPAAKPLKPLFTKAFEYSDCWVDDARFVALTARDAADRGAQIATRARVVAARRDKDGWTVTVEHADTGEREEVRARLLVNAAGPWADRIVQGVEGDRQLHNVRLVQGSHIVVRKKFEDPRAYFFQNNDGRIIFAIPYEDDFTLIGTTDQDYTGEPDKVAITEAETDYLCAAASEYFAEAVRRDDIVWTYSGVRPLYDDGASTAQEATRDYVLKDDAPEGLAPLINVFGGKLTTARRLAEHMLEKIEHHLGKKGAPWTHAAALPGGSFRAVDFELELQKLCAAYPFLSVSHARRLFRLYGTCVERVLGQAASLEALGRHFGADLYEAEVRYLMAHEWARSADDILWRRTKLGLRFDGEQTAALKAFMAEDPS; encoded by the coding sequence ATGCAGCAAAAAACATTCGATATTTTCGTGATTGGCGGCGGCATCAATGGCTGCGGTATCGCGCGGGATGCGACAGGGCGCGGCTTTTCGGTTTTTCTCGCGGAAATGAACGATCTGGCCAGCGGTACGTCATCGCGGGCTACAAAGCTCATTCATGGCGGCTTGCGTTATCTGGAACATTACGAGTTTCGTCTGGTGCGTGAAGCGCTGATGGAGCGCGAGGTTCTGTGGGCCAATGCCCCGCATATCATTCATCCGATGCGGTTCATCCTGCCTTATCACAAGGGCGGGGTGCGTCCGGCATGGCTACTGCGACTGGGCTTGTTCCTCTATGATCATCTGGGCGGACGCAAGAAACTTCCTGCCACAAAAACGCTGGATATGCGGGTCGATCCGGCGGCAAAGCCCTTAAAGCCGCTTTTCACCAAGGCTTTCGAATATTCCGACTGCTGGGTGGATGATGCGCGTTTTGTGGCGCTGACGGCGCGTGATGCCGCCGATCGCGGTGCGCAAATTGCCACGCGCGCACGGGTGGTTGCGGCGCGTCGCGATAAGGACGGCTGGACGGTGACGGTTGAACATGCCGATACCGGTGAGCGTGAGGAGGTTCGTGCCCGCCTTCTGGTCAATGCGGCTGGCCCATGGGCTGATCGCATCGTTCAGGGTGTCGAGGGCGACCGGCAGTTACACAATGTCCGTCTGGTGCAAGGCAGTCATATTGTCGTGCGAAAAAAATTTGAGGACCCGCGCGCCTATTTCTTCCAGAACAATGATGGGCGCATCATTTTCGCCATTCCCTATGAAGATGATTTCACCCTTATCGGCACAACGGATCAGGATTATACCGGCGAGCCGGACAAGGTTGCGATCACCGAAGCCGAGACAGATTATCTGTGCGCGGCTGCGAGCGAATATTTTGCTGAAGCCGTTCGCCGCGACGATATAGTGTGGACCTATTCCGGTGTGCGACCGCTTTATGATGATGGGGCCAGCACGGCACAGGAAGCTACGCGCGATTATGTGTTGAAGGACGACGCGCCGGAAGGGCTTGCTCCGCTCATCAACGTTTTTGGCGGCAAACTGACCACGGCGCGCAGGCTTGCCGAGCACATGCTGGAAAAAATCGAGCACCATCTGGGTAAGAAGGGTGCACCGTGGACGCATGCGGCGGCTCTTCCGGGTGGCTCTTTCCGCGCGGTGGATTTCGAGCTGGAATTGCAGAAGCTATGTGCTGCCTACCCTTTTCTCTCTGTAAGTCATGCCCGTCGTCTGTTCCGTCTGTATGGCACCTGCGTTGAAAGGGTGCTGGGGCAAGCGGCGTCGCTTGAGGCGCTTGGACGCCATTTTGGTGCCGATCTTTATGAAGCTGAAGTACGCTATCTGATGGCGCATGAATGGGCACGGAGTGCCGATGACATCTTATGGCGGCGCACGAAGCTCGGCCTTCGCTTCGATGGAGAACAAACGGCGGCGCTGAAAGCGTTTATGGCAGAGGACCCATCCTGA
- a CDS encoding ABC transporter substrate-binding protein, with protein MKKLVFAALFSATLSLALTSVSAAQTNDKFKLILDWYVNPDHGPIIVADKLGYFKDAGLDVEIIAPADAAVPPKMVAAGEADLAISYQQQVHLDVHADIPVIRVGTLVDSPLNCLMIRDDGSIDKLADLKGKKIGFSVAGVERTLLGTILGQHGVTLDEVELISVNFSLAPALMSKQVDAVIGAYRNVELHQMTVEGVPGKCFFVEEEGVPVYDELVYVANKNKLDAAEKDRISRFLAATEKAAQYIVNHPDKSFELFASYSSELNDELNQRSWKDTIARFSRSPASLDYGRWSRYETYLHKNGLVSSILPVEDLAIDVNVEGKK; from the coding sequence ATGAAAAAACTGGTTTTTGCTGCGCTTTTCAGCGCCACCCTTTCGCTCGCCCTGACGTCTGTGTCGGCGGCGCAAACCAACGACAAATTCAAGCTCATTCTCGATTGGTATGTGAACCCGGATCACGGGCCAATAATCGTCGCCGACAAGCTCGGATACTTCAAGGATGCCGGGCTTGATGTGGAAATCATTGCCCCCGCGGATGCTGCCGTACCGCCCAAGATGGTCGCGGCGGGAGAGGCCGATCTGGCGATTTCCTACCAGCAGCAGGTGCATCTCGACGTTCATGCCGATATCCCGGTCATCCGCGTCGGCACACTGGTCGATTCGCCGCTCAACTGCCTGATGATCCGTGATGACGGCTCGATCGATAAGCTCGCCGATCTCAAGGGCAAGAAGATCGGCTTTTCGGTGGCCGGTGTCGAGCGCACCCTGCTTGGCACAATTTTGGGCCAGCACGGCGTAACGCTGGACGAGGTCGAACTGATCAGCGTCAATTTCTCGCTGGCACCTGCGCTGATGTCGAAACAGGTCGATGCGGTCATCGGTGCCTATCGCAATGTTGAATTGCATCAGATGACCGTCGAAGGCGTGCCGGGCAAATGCTTCTTCGTCGAAGAGGAAGGCGTGCCAGTCTATGACGAGCTGGTCTATGTTGCAAACAAGAACAAGCTCGATGCAGCCGAAAAGGACCGCATTTCGCGCTTTCTCGCGGCAACCGAAAAAGCCGCACAATATATCGTCAATCACCCTGACAAGAGTTTTGAACTCTTTGCGTCCTATAGCAGTGAACTCAATGACGAGTTGAACCAGCGCTCCTGGAAAGACACGATCGCACGTTTTTCGCGTTCACCGGCAAGCCTCGATTACGGCCGCTGGAGCCGCTACGAAACCTATCTCCACAAGAACGGTCTCGTGTCCTCCATCCTGCCGGTCGAAGACCTCGCCATCGACGTCAATGTGGAAGGAAAAAAGTAA
- a CDS encoding GAF domain-containing protein, with protein sequence MGTPQEKTHADRILSAIHTGGSARSALVASWQRSAELHKLDPADQGCVHTLSEYEFREAHGHIERLVSVAQASMDRLYLAVGGVGCCVLLADSQGVPVERRGAVSDDDTFYRWGLWTGAVWSEQSEGTNGIGTCIVEQRALTIHRDQHFHARNTGLSCTVAPIHDHQGRLMAALDVSSCRADLTEAFAQLISVAVIDAARRIEAENFRQAFHDSRIMLAPSADRTGSALIAVDRDDLVIGATRAARLALNLDDAALAVPLPAADLLGWHADPREDMAESERSVILRALARAQGNISATAGLLGISRATLHRKLNRLKIMRSH encoded by the coding sequence ATGGGCACGCCGCAAGAAAAAACGCATGCGGACCGTATTCTTTCTGCGATTCATACCGGTGGCTCGGCGCGCTCTGCGTTGGTTGCCTCGTGGCAGCGCTCCGCCGAACTACACAAGCTTGATCCTGCAGATCAGGGTTGCGTTCACACACTTTCCGAATACGAGTTTCGCGAAGCGCACGGGCATATTGAGCGGCTGGTCAGCGTGGCGCAGGCCAGTATGGACCGGCTCTACCTGGCGGTTGGCGGGGTTGGATGCTGTGTGCTTCTGGCTGACAGTCAGGGCGTGCCGGTCGAGCGGCGCGGTGCTGTCAGTGACGACGATACCTTCTATCGCTGGGGCCTTTGGACGGGCGCTGTCTGGAGTGAGCAAAGCGAAGGCACCAACGGGATCGGCACCTGCATTGTCGAGCAACGGGCGCTGACGATCCATCGCGACCAGCATTTTCATGCGCGTAATACCGGGCTTTCCTGCACCGTGGCTCCGATCCACGATCATCAGGGTCGCCTGATGGCAGCGCTTGACGTTTCCTCCTGCCGGGCCGACCTGACGGAGGCTTTTGCACAATTGATTTCAGTGGCTGTGATAGATGCGGCGCGGCGCATTGAGGCTGAAAACTTCCGACAGGCCTTTCATGATTCGCGTATCATGCTGGCCCCCAGTGCGGATCGGACCGGCAGTGCATTGATCGCGGTTGACCGGGACGACCTGGTCATCGGCGCCACCCGGGCCGCGCGGCTTGCGCTCAATCTTGATGATGCGGCTCTTGCGGTGCCACTTCCTGCCGCCGATCTACTTGGCTGGCATGCCGATCCTCGCGAGGATATGGCCGAATCCGAGCGTAGCGTCATTCTGCGTGCTCTTGCGCGGGCGCAAGGCAATATTTCCGCGACTGCTGGCCTTCTCGGCATCAGCCGTGCCACGTTGCACCGCAAGCTCAACCGGCTCAAGATCATGCGCTCACACTGA
- a CDS encoding ABC transporter ATP-binding protein, with protein sequence MTRFRITFRGPAFRSVLGYTFSHWRCQPLRLTLMIIGMLLATAADVLTPLYSGRLVDALSLGHDSAWNAAISALIMLLALGALALISRQVSFYIVTDFTLKIMSDIAASAFQKLQRFSTDWHANAFAGSTVRKVTRGMWALDLLNDTLILALLPSLLMLIGSVALMTWYWPLMGLLVAIGSVMFIAATIVISLGLVAPAATLANSWDTRMGGALADAISCNAVVKAFGAEKREDGRLAKVIAKWRGRTRRTWLRGTLNGFIQGSTLLVMRGVVLVFALYLWSMGQASAGDITFVLTAFFVLQGYLRDIGMHVHNLQRSVNDMEELVAIEAEPYGIADRPHAPAIRIGSGEIRFDRVTFHYGNHAAPLYRDFSVKIEAGERVGLVGHSGSGKTTFVKLIQRLYDVTGGAILIDGQNIAAVTQASLRSQIAIVQQEPILFHRTLAENIAYAKPGASQAKIEEAARLASAHDFINRLPKGYGTLVGERGVKLSGGERQRVAIARAFLADAPVLILDEATSSLDSESEVLIQEAMERLMVGRTTLVIAHRLSTVRALDRLLVFDRGEIVEEGDHDALIRKADGIYRRLFERQALELTKGLELP encoded by the coding sequence ATGACCCGGTTTCGTATAACATTCCGGGGGCCTGCCTTCCGCAGCGTCCTCGGCTACACTTTCAGTCACTGGCGATGTCAGCCTCTGCGGCTGACGCTGATGATAATCGGCATGCTTCTGGCAACAGCCGCAGATGTCCTTACACCGCTTTATTCGGGGCGGCTGGTCGATGCGCTTTCGCTTGGCCACGACAGCGCCTGGAACGCCGCCATTTCAGCGCTGATCATGTTGCTCGCGCTCGGTGCGCTGGCGCTAATCTCGCGGCAGGTGTCGTTCTATATTGTCACCGACTTCACGCTCAAAATCATGAGCGACATTGCAGCAAGCGCTTTTCAAAAATTGCAACGCTTTTCGACCGACTGGCACGCCAATGCCTTTGCCGGATCGACGGTGCGCAAGGTTACGCGCGGCATGTGGGCGCTCGATCTTCTCAATGATACGCTCATTCTCGCCCTGCTGCCATCGCTGTTAATGCTCATCGGCTCGGTTGCGCTCATGACATGGTATTGGCCGCTGATGGGACTGCTGGTCGCCATCGGCTCGGTGATGTTCATCGCCGCGACAATCGTAATTTCTCTGGGCCTCGTCGCCCCTGCCGCAACGCTTGCGAATAGCTGGGACACGCGCATGGGCGGCGCGCTTGCCGATGCCATTTCCTGCAATGCCGTGGTCAAGGCTTTCGGCGCGGAAAAGCGCGAGGATGGGAGGCTTGCAAAAGTCATCGCCAAATGGCGCGGGCGCACGCGGCGCACATGGCTGCGCGGTACGCTCAACGGCTTTATTCAAGGCTCGACCCTGCTCGTCATGCGTGGCGTGGTGCTTGTCTTTGCGCTGTATCTGTGGAGCATGGGGCAGGCGAGTGCTGGTGACATCACTTTCGTGCTCACCGCCTTTTTCGTGTTGCAGGGTTATTTGCGCGATATCGGAATGCATGTCCACAACCTGCAACGCTCGGTCAATGATATGGAAGAGCTGGTCGCAATCGAGGCCGAGCCTTACGGCATCGCCGACCGTCCGCATGCACCTGCGATCCGCATCGGCAGTGGCGAAATCCGTTTCGACCGCGTGACCTTCCATTATGGCAATCACGCGGCGCCGCTTTATCGCGATTTCTCGGTCAAAATCGAAGCAGGCGAGCGCGTCGGGCTGGTGGGTCATTCGGGTTCGGGCAAAACAACCTTCGTCAAGCTGATCCAGCGGCTTTACGATGTCACGGGTGGCGCGATCCTGATCGACGGGCAGAACATCGCCGCAGTGACACAGGCGTCGCTCAGATCGCAGATTGCCATCGTGCAGCAGGAACCGATCCTGTTTCACAGGACTTTGGCCGAAAACATCGCCTATGCGAAACCCGGTGCCAGTCAGGCGAAGATTGAGGAAGCGGCACGCCTTGCCAGCGCGCATGATTTCATCAACCGCTTGCCAAAAGGCTATGGCACGTTGGTGGGTGAGCGCGGCGTGAAACTTTCAGGCGGCGAACGCCAGAGGGTTGCCATTGCGCGTGCCTTTCTGGCCGATGCGCCGGTACTGATTCTCGATGAGGCAACGTCGAGCCTTGATTCGGAATCGGAAGTGCTGATCCAGGAAGCAATGGAACGGCTGATGGTCGGACGCACCACGTTGGTGATTGCGCACCGCTTGTCCACAGTGCGCGCCCTGGACCGGCTTCTGGTTTTTGACCGTGGTGAAATCGTCGAGGAAGGCGATCACGACGCCTTGATCCGCAAAGCCGACGGCATTTATCGCCGTCTTTTCGAGCGGCAGGCCCTGGAACTGACCAAGGGGCTTGAACTGCCGTGA
- the adhP gene encoding alcohol dehydrogenase AdhP: protein MAKTMKAAVVREFGKPLTIDEVPIPEPGDGQIQVAVQASGVCHTDLHAAEGDWPVKPNPPFIPGHEGVGFVSAVGRGVKHVKEGDRVGVPWLYTACGHCVHCLGGWETLCEEQLNTGYSINGGFADYVVADPNFVGHLPKNIAFNEIAPVLCAGVTVYKGLKVTDTKPGDWVVISGIGGLGHMAVQYAKAMGMNVAAVDIDDKKLDLARKLGATVTVNAKTHNDPAAFIKKETDGGAQGVLVTAVSPKAFEQAIGMAARGGTIALNGLPAGEFPLSIFNMVLNGITVRGSIVGTRLDLQESLDFAGDGKVKATIRTDKIDNINAIFDEMRAGQIEGRVVMDLTH from the coding sequence ATGGCAAAAACCATGAAAGCCGCCGTGGTTCGTGAATTCGGCAAGCCGCTGACCATCGACGAGGTTCCAATTCCGGAACCCGGCGATGGGCAGATTCAGGTCGCCGTTCAGGCGTCGGGCGTCTGCCACACCGATCTGCATGCTGCTGAAGGCGACTGGCCGGTCAAGCCTAATCCACCATTCATTCCCGGTCATGAAGGTGTCGGTTTTGTCTCGGCGGTGGGGCGTGGCGTCAAACACGTCAAGGAAGGCGATCGCGTTGGTGTGCCATGGCTCTATACCGCCTGCGGCCATTGTGTGCATTGTCTTGGTGGTTGGGAAACGCTGTGCGAGGAACAGCTCAATACCGGCTATTCCATCAATGGTGGCTTTGCCGATTATGTGGTGGCCGATCCGAATTTCGTCGGGCATTTGCCCAAAAACATCGCGTTCAACGAAATAGCCCCCGTGCTTTGCGCTGGTGTGACTGTCTATAAGGGGCTGAAAGTTACCGACACCAAGCCGGGTGACTGGGTGGTGATCTCCGGTATTGGTGGCCTTGGCCACATGGCGGTACAATATGCCAAGGCCATGGGTATGAATGTTGCTGCCGTCGATATTGACGACAAGAAGCTCGATCTTGCCCGCAAGCTTGGCGCAACGGTGACGGTCAATGCCAAGACGCATAACGATCCGGCAGCTTTCATCAAGAAGGAAACCGATGGCGGCGCGCAGGGCGTACTGGTGACGGCGGTTTCGCCAAAGGCTTTTGAACAGGCAATTGGCATGGCCGCTCGCGGCGGCACGATTGCGTTGAATGGCCTGCCGGCAGGTGAGTTTCCTCTTTCGATCTTCAATATGGTGCTTAACGGCATCACGGTGCGCGGCTCCATCGTCGGCACGCGTCTCGACTTGCAGGAATCGCTTGATTTCGCAGGCGATGGCAAGGTCAAGGCGACGATCCGTACCGACAAGATCGACAATATCAACGCGATCTTCGATGAAATGCGCGCCGGTCAGATCGAAGGCCGCGTGGTCATGGACCTGACGCATTGA
- a CDS encoding DUF779 domain-containing protein, which yields MTREVEEPQVSATDAALELIAELEAEYGPIMFHQSGGCCDGSSPMCYPQGDFLLGDSDVKLGEIGGAPFYISGPQYEAWKHTELIIDVVPGRGGMFSLDNGREKRFLTRSNVCSVP from the coding sequence ATGACCAGAGAGGTGGAGGAGCCGCAGGTCAGCGCAACCGATGCAGCGCTTGAACTCATTGCTGAATTGGAGGCTGAGTACGGGCCGATCATGTTCCACCAGTCGGGTGGCTGCTGTGATGGTTCATCGCCCATGTGCTATCCACAAGGCGACTTTCTGCTTGGCGATAGCGATGTGAAGCTCGGCGAGATCGGCGGTGCGCCGTTTTATATCAGTGGGCCGCAATATGAGGCTTGGAAACATACCGAGCTGATCATCGATGTCGTGCCGGGACGCGGCGGCATGTTCTCGCTCGACAACGGACGCGAAAAGCGATTTCTTACCCGCTCGAATGTTTGCTCGGTGCCTTGA
- the tenA gene encoding thiaminase II produces MSKPDYSSRLFTKLRAATLDHWTPYIEHEFVLRLADGTLPKAAFLHYLRQDYVYLHHYARAFALGVLKAETREETKLCADVMHRLATTELPLHVGICGREGISEDDLYNTNEEPENLAYTRYVLDCGQAGDFLDLLTALIPCAHGYGEIGQNLAAIAKPGTPYQEWIDTYAGPDYQDMCHTFGKLFDQAAINRIGLDFENSPRWPKLCKIFATASRLEADFWSMGLKASLKAGLKAA; encoded by the coding sequence ATGAGCAAGCCCGATTATTCGTCCCGACTGTTTACCAAACTGCGTGCGGCAACGCTTGATCACTGGACGCCCTATATCGAGCATGAATTCGTGTTGCGGCTTGCCGATGGCACGCTGCCCAAAGCGGCATTCCTGCATTATCTCCGGCAGGACTATGTCTATCTGCATCACTATGCCCGCGCTTTTGCGCTTGGCGTGTTGAAGGCGGAGACGAGAGAGGAAACCAAGCTCTGTGCCGATGTCATGCACCGGCTGGCAACAACCGAACTACCGCTGCATGTCGGCATTTGCGGGCGCGAGGGTATCAGCGAGGATGATCTTTACAACACAAATGAGGAGCCGGAAAACCTCGCCTATACGCGCTATGTGCTCGATTGCGGACAAGCGGGCGACTTTCTCGATCTTTTAACCGCGCTCATCCCCTGTGCACATGGCTATGGGGAAATTGGGCAAAACCTTGCGGCTATCGCAAAACCCGGCACGCCCTATCAGGAATGGATCGATACCTATGCGGGACCTGATTATCAGGACATGTGCCACACATTTGGAAAACTGTTCGATCAGGCAGCCATTAATCGCATTGGCCTAGATTTCGAGAACAGTCCGCGCTGGCCGAAATTGTGCAAGATATTTGCAACCGCCAGCCGACTGGAAGCGGATTTCTGGTCGATGGGTCTGAAGGCAAGTCTGAAAGCGGGCTTAAAAGCAGCATAA
- the adh gene encoding aldehyde dehydrogenase, whose protein sequence is MNKVEFSRTVKPAFAKRYENFIGGKWVAPKSGRYFENTSPVNGQVLCEVARSEAADVEAALDAAHAAKDAWGKTSVAERALILNRIADRIEENLAQLAAAETWDNGKPIRETTAADLPLAVDHFRYFAGAIRAQEGGISEIDHDTVAYHFHEPLGVVGQIIPWNFPILMAVWKLAPALAAGNCVVLKPAEQTPASILVLMELIADLLPAGVLNVVNGFGLEAGKPLASSPRIAKIAFTGETTTGRLIMQYASQNLIPVTLELGGKSPNIFFSDVTAEDDDYLDKAIEGFVMFALNQGEVCTCPSRALIHEKIYDQFMEKALKRVEAIVQGDPLDPATMVGAQASSEQLEKILSYMDIGKQEGAEVLIGGERNELPGDLAGGYYVKPTVFKGNNKMRVFQEEIFGPVVSVTTFKDDEEALQIANDTLYGLGSGVWTRDGNRAYRFGRAIQAGRVWTNCYHAYPAHAAFGGYKQSGIGRENHLKMLDHYQQTKNMLVSYSPKKLGFF, encoded by the coding sequence ATGAACAAGGTTGAATTCAGCCGCACGGTAAAACCGGCTTTCGCGAAACGCTATGAAAACTTCATCGGCGGCAAATGGGTTGCGCCCAAATCGGGCCGTTATTTCGAAAACACTTCACCCGTCAATGGTCAGGTTCTGTGCGAAGTGGCGCGTTCGGAAGCAGCTGATGTGGAAGCCGCACTCGATGCGGCACACGCCGCAAAGGACGCTTGGGGTAAGACCAGCGTTGCGGAACGTGCGCTTATCCTTAATCGTATTGCCGACCGCATCGAGGAAAACCTTGCGCAATTGGCTGCTGCCGAAACATGGGACAATGGCAAGCCAATCCGCGAAACAACCGCCGCCGATCTGCCGCTGGCGGTCGATCATTTCCGCTATTTTGCGGGCGCTATCCGCGCACAGGAAGGCGGCATTTCCGAAATCGATCACGACACCGTCGCCTATCATTTTCATGAGCCGCTGGGCGTGGTCGGGCAGATCATTCCGTGGAATTTTCCGATCCTGATGGCGGTCTGGAAACTTGCACCAGCGCTGGCCGCGGGCAATTGCGTGGTGCTAAAGCCTGCCGAACAGACGCCTGCTTCCATTCTTGTTCTGATGGAACTGATCGCCGATCTTTTGCCTGCCGGTGTTCTCAATGTGGTCAACGGTTTTGGTCTGGAAGCCGGAAAGCCGCTGGCCTCAAGCCCGCGTATCGCCAAGATCGCCTTTACCGGCGAGACGACGACCGGCCGTCTGATCATGCAATATGCGAGCCAAAATCTCATTCCGGTGACGCTGGAGCTGGGCGGTAAATCGCCAAACATCTTCTTCTCGGACGTCACGGCTGAAGACGACGATTATCTCGACAAGGCAATCGAAGGCTTTGTGATGTTTGCGCTCAATCAGGGCGAGGTCTGTACCTGTCCGAGCCGTGCGCTGATCCATGAGAAAATCTACGATCAGTTCATGGAAAAGGCATTGAAGCGCGTGGAAGCCATCGTGCAGGGCGACCCGCTTGATCCCGCGACCATGGTGGGCGCGCAAGCCTCCAGCGAGCAGCTCGAAAAAATCCTGAGCTATATGGATATCGGCAAGCAGGAAGGTGCTGAAGTGCTCATCGGCGGCGAGCGCAACGAGCTTCCGGGCGATCTGGCGGGCGGTTACTACGTCAAGCCGACGGTGTTTAAGGGTAACAACAAGATGCGGGTTTTTCAGGAGGAAATCTTTGGTCCGGTCGTTTCCGTCACCACTTTCAAGGACGACGAGGAAGCCCTGCAAATTGCCAATGATACGCTTTATGGTTTGGGTTCGGGCGTATGGACGCGCGATGGAAACCGCGCCTATCGCTTCGGTCGCGCCATTCAGGCGGGACGAGTATGGACCAATTGCTATCACGCCTATCCGGCCCATGCCGCCTTTGGCGGTTACAAGCAATCGGGCATTGGCCGTGAAAATCACCTGAAGATGCTCGATCACTACCAGCAGACCAAGAACATGCTTGTGAGCTACAGCCCCAAGAAACTCGGTTTCTTCTGA